A genomic stretch from Actinomadura rubteroloni includes:
- a CDS encoding Crp/Fnr family transcriptional regulator → MTPYEEGSFLAELSPDDRDDLQRLGRPRAFRRGETIFREGEHSTWAAVLTSGHVKAYSDREQGGEALLAVRGPGALLGEVAVIDGGARSATVAALEPVKLLTVTGEQFMEFLRTHGGASVLIMRTLCQRFRDADRKRIEFGMFDATGRVAQRLVELAERFGVPDDPAAGGGVRINLNLSQEELAGWVGASREAVSKALGTLRRHGLIETGRRKFVVRDLPALRRHAR, encoded by the coding sequence ATGACCCCCTACGAGGAGGGATCGTTCCTCGCCGAACTGTCCCCGGACGACCGAGACGACCTGCAGCGCCTCGGCCGTCCCCGCGCGTTCCGGCGCGGCGAGACCATCTTCCGGGAGGGCGAGCACTCGACCTGGGCGGCGGTGCTGACGTCCGGTCACGTCAAGGCCTACTCCGACCGCGAGCAGGGCGGCGAGGCGCTGCTCGCGGTGCGCGGGCCGGGCGCGCTGCTCGGCGAGGTCGCGGTGATCGACGGCGGGGCGCGCTCGGCGACGGTCGCGGCGCTGGAGCCGGTCAAGCTGCTGACGGTCACCGGCGAGCAGTTCATGGAGTTCCTGCGCACGCACGGCGGCGCGTCCGTCCTCATCATGCGGACGCTCTGCCAGCGGTTCCGCGACGCCGACCGCAAGCGCATCGAGTTCGGCATGTTCGACGCGACCGGACGCGTCGCGCAGCGCCTCGTGGAGCTGGCGGAGCGGTTCGGCGTCCCCGACGACCCGGCGGCGGGCGGCGGCGTCCGCATCAACCTCAACCTGTCGCAGGAGGAGCTGGCGGGCTGGGTCGGCGCGTCCCGCGAGGCCGTGAGCAAGGCGCTCGGCACGCTGCGCCGGCACGGGCTGATCGAGACGGGACGGCGCAAGTTCGTCGTCCGCGACCTCCCGGCGCTGCGCCGCCATGCGCGCTGA
- a CDS encoding LysR family transcriptional regulator, whose product MQLQQLAYFVAVAEVRHFTQAAELLRVAQPSLSKQIRALETDLGASLFSRARGNITLTPAGEALLPLAKRILADVDTARHEVQELAGLRRGRVRLGATPSLCAGLLGDVLRRFHDAYSGIEILVEEGGSRDLVRELTRGLLDLALVILPLHGDTPLDTRPILRERLVVASPADGERSAPGPPGGRLPRRGVPRRATLRIADLRDRPMVMFRSGYDLREATISACRAEGFEPRFAVEGGEMDAVLRFVEAGLGIAVVPSMVLAGRPGLRGTPLVQADDGDGGHPSLLRTIALAHRKDVSLTHAARAFQDTLETFLVEAALAGSLPAGVETLLES is encoded by the coding sequence GTGCAACTCCAGCAGCTCGCCTACTTCGTGGCCGTCGCCGAGGTCCGCCACTTCACCCAGGCGGCGGAGCTGCTGCGCGTCGCCCAGCCGTCGCTGTCCAAGCAGATCCGCGCGCTGGAGACCGACCTCGGCGCGTCCCTGTTCAGCCGGGCGCGCGGCAACATCACGCTGACCCCGGCGGGGGAGGCGCTGCTGCCGCTGGCCAAGCGCATCCTCGCCGACGTCGACACGGCGCGGCACGAGGTGCAGGAACTCGCGGGGCTGCGGCGCGGACGGGTGCGGCTCGGCGCGACGCCGTCGCTGTGCGCGGGGCTGCTCGGGGACGTCCTGCGCCGCTTCCACGACGCCTACTCCGGCATCGAGATCCTGGTCGAGGAGGGCGGGTCCCGCGACCTCGTGCGCGAGCTGACGCGCGGGCTGCTCGACCTCGCCCTGGTGATCCTCCCGCTGCACGGCGACACCCCGCTGGACACCCGGCCGATCCTGCGCGAACGGCTCGTCGTGGCGTCCCCGGCGGACGGCGAGCGCTCCGCCCCCGGCCCGCCGGGCGGACGGCTGCCGCGCCGCGGCGTGCCGCGCCGCGCGACGCTGCGGATCGCGGACCTGCGGGACCGTCCGATGGTGATGTTCCGCTCCGGCTACGACCTGCGCGAGGCGACGATCAGCGCGTGCCGGGCGGAGGGCTTCGAGCCGCGCTTCGCCGTCGAGGGCGGCGAGATGGACGCGGTGCTGCGGTTCGTGGAGGCGGGCCTCGGCATCGCGGTGGTGCCGAGCATGGTGCTGGCCGGACGGCCGGGGCTGCGCGGGACGCCGCTCGTCCAGGCCGACGACGGCGACGGCGGCCACCCGTCCCTGCTGCGGACGATCGCGCTCGCCCACCGCAAGGACGTCTCGCTCACCCACGCCGCCCGCGCCTTCCAGGACACCCTGGAGACCTTCCTCGTGGAGGCCGCGCTCGCGGGCAGCCTCCCCGCGGGCGTCGAGACGCTCCTGGAAAGCTGA
- a CDS encoding succinate dehydrogenase/fumarate reductase iron-sulfur subunit, producing MKLTLRIWRQKGPGDKGAMVEYPVDGISADASFLEMLDVLNEELIAKGEEPVAFDHDCREGICGMCSLVINGTPHGPERNTTTCQLHMRKFKDGEVIDVEPWRAKAFPVIKDLVVDRGAFDRIIKSGGFISAPTGTAPEAHSTPVPKPDADRAFEAAECIGCGACVAACPNGSASLFLGAKVTHLGLMPQGQPERWDRVVSMLETHDAEGFGGCTNTGECTVACPKGIPLDVIGRLNHDYIKATAGGAKK from the coding sequence ATGAAGCTCACACTGCGGATCTGGCGGCAGAAGGGCCCGGGCGACAAGGGCGCGATGGTCGAGTACCCCGTCGACGGGATCTCGGCGGACGCGTCGTTCCTCGAAATGCTGGACGTCCTCAACGAGGAGCTGATCGCCAAGGGCGAGGAGCCCGTGGCGTTCGACCACGACTGCCGTGAGGGCATCTGCGGCATGTGCTCGCTGGTGATCAACGGGACGCCGCACGGCCCCGAGCGCAACACCACGACCTGCCAGCTCCACATGCGCAAGTTCAAGGACGGCGAGGTCATCGACGTCGAGCCGTGGCGCGCGAAGGCGTTCCCGGTCATCAAGGACCTCGTCGTGGACCGGGGCGCGTTCGACCGGATCATCAAGTCCGGCGGGTTCATCTCCGCGCCGACCGGCACCGCGCCCGAGGCGCACTCCACGCCGGTGCCCAAGCCCGACGCCGACCGCGCGTTCGAGGCGGCCGAGTGCATCGGCTGCGGCGCGTGCGTCGCGGCCTGCCCGAACGGGTCGGCGTCGCTGTTCCTCGGCGCGAAGGTGACCCACCTCGGGCTCATGCCGCAGGGCCAGCCCGAGCGCTGGGACCGCGTGGTCTCGATGCTGGAGACGCACGACGCCGAGGGCTTCGGCGGCTGCACCAACACCGGCGAGTGCACCGTGGCCTGCCCGAAGGGCATCCCGCTGGACGTCATCGGACGGCTGAACCACGACTACATCAAGGCCACCGCCGGGGGCGCAAAGAAGTAG
- a CDS encoding fumarate reductase/succinate dehydrogenase flavoprotein subunit, translating into MVDAFYKSGEPIADAKAPQGPIEQRWTTRKFEAKLVNPANKRKKKIIIIGTGLAGGAAGATLGEAGYHVVQFCFQDSPRRAHSIAAQGGINAAKNYRNDGDSVHRLFYDTVKGGDFRARESNVHRLAEISTQIIDQCVAQGVPFAREYGGLLDNRSFGGTQVSRTFYARGQTGQQLLLGAYQALMRQVDAGNVELHPRHEMLDLIMEDGRARGVVVRNLLTGEIQHHTADAVVLASGGYGNVYFLSTNAMGSNVTASWRAHRHGAYFANPCYTQIHPTCIPVSGDHQSKLTLMSESLRNDGRVWVPKKGGDTRRPADIPEDERDYYLERIYPSFGNLVPRDIASRAAKNVCDEGRGVGPGGLGVYLDFADAIERLGRKTVEAKYGNLFEMYERITGENPYDTPMRIYPAVHYTMGGLWVDYDLQSNIPGLFVTGEANFSDHGANRLGASALMQGLADGYFVLPTGLGDYIARNNLGPVSATAIEEAETRVTEQIDRLLAIDGDRTVDSFHRELGHIMWEYCGMERTEEGLRKALELIPALRAEFWSRVKVTGTGAELNQQLEKAGRVADFLELGELMVIDALHRTESCGGHFRAESQDEDGEAKRDDENFSYVAAWEWAGSDEQPVLHKEALEFEYVHPTQRSYK; encoded by the coding sequence ATGGTCGACGCCTTCTACAAGTCCGGCGAGCCGATCGCCGACGCCAAGGCCCCGCAGGGCCCCATCGAGCAGCGGTGGACGACCCGCAAGTTCGAGGCCAAGCTCGTCAACCCCGCCAACAAGCGCAAGAAGAAGATCATCATCATCGGCACCGGGCTCGCGGGCGGCGCGGCCGGCGCCACGCTCGGCGAGGCCGGGTACCACGTCGTCCAGTTCTGCTTCCAGGACAGCCCGCGCCGCGCCCACTCCATCGCCGCGCAGGGCGGGATCAACGCCGCGAAGAACTACCGCAACGACGGCGACAGCGTCCACCGGCTGTTCTACGACACCGTCAAGGGCGGCGACTTCCGCGCCCGCGAGTCCAACGTCCACCGCCTCGCCGAGATCTCCACGCAGATCATCGACCAGTGCGTCGCGCAGGGCGTCCCGTTCGCCCGCGAGTACGGCGGCCTGCTCGACAACCGCTCCTTCGGCGGCACCCAGGTCTCCCGGACCTTCTACGCGCGCGGCCAGACGGGCCAGCAGCTCCTGCTCGGCGCCTACCAGGCCCTGATGCGCCAGGTGGACGCCGGGAACGTCGAACTGCACCCGCGCCACGAGATGCTCGACCTGATCATGGAGGACGGGCGGGCGCGCGGCGTCGTCGTCCGCAACCTGCTGACCGGTGAGATCCAGCACCACACCGCCGACGCGGTCGTCCTCGCCAGCGGCGGCTACGGGAACGTGTACTTCCTGTCCACCAACGCGATGGGCTCGAACGTCACCGCGTCCTGGCGCGCCCACCGGCACGGCGCCTACTTCGCCAACCCGTGCTACACGCAGATCCACCCGACGTGCATCCCCGTCAGCGGCGACCACCAGTCCAAGCTGACGCTGATGTCGGAGTCGCTGCGCAACGACGGCCGCGTGTGGGTGCCGAAGAAGGGCGGCGACACCCGCCGTCCCGCCGACATCCCCGAGGACGAGCGCGACTACTACCTGGAGCGCATCTACCCGTCCTTCGGCAATCTCGTCCCGCGCGACATCGCCTCGCGCGCCGCCAAGAACGTCTGCGACGAGGGACGCGGCGTCGGCCCCGGCGGGCTCGGCGTCTACCTGGACTTCGCCGACGCGATCGAGCGGCTCGGCCGCAAGACCGTCGAGGCCAAGTACGGGAACCTGTTCGAGATGTACGAGCGGATCACGGGCGAGAACCCGTACGACACGCCGATGCGCATCTACCCGGCCGTCCACTACACGATGGGCGGGCTGTGGGTGGACTACGACCTCCAGTCCAACATCCCCGGCCTGTTCGTGACCGGCGAGGCGAACTTCTCCGACCACGGCGCCAACCGGCTCGGCGCGTCCGCGCTGATGCAGGGCCTCGCCGACGGGTACTTCGTCCTGCCGACCGGCCTCGGCGACTACATCGCCCGCAACAACCTCGGCCCCGTCTCGGCGACGGCGATCGAGGAGGCCGAGACGCGCGTCACCGAGCAGATCGACCGGCTCCTCGCCATCGACGGCGACCGCACCGTCGACTCCTTCCACCGCGAACTCGGCCACATCATGTGGGAGTACTGCGGCATGGAACGTACCGAGGAGGGCCTGCGCAAGGCGCTGGAGCTGATCCCCGCGCTGCGCGCCGAGTTCTGGTCGCGCGTCAAGGTCACCGGGACCGGCGCCGAGCTGAACCAGCAGCTCGAGAAGGCCGGACGCGTCGCCGACTTCCTCGAACTCGGCGAGCTGATGGTGATCGACGCGCTGCACCGCACCGAGTCCTGCGGCGGCCACTTCCGCGCCGAGAGCCAGGACGAGGACGGCGAGGCCAAGCGCGACGACGAGAACTTCTCCTACGTCGCCGCCTGGGAGTGGGCCGGATCGGACGAGCAGCCGGTCCTCCACAAGGAAGCGCTCGAATTCGAATACGTTCACCCCACGCAGAGGTCGTACAAGTAA
- a CDS encoding succinate dehydrogenase cytochrome b subunit encodes MAIAIPKVYRSTVGKKAVMAVTGAILVFFLLAHMIGNLKVFLGADDFDHYSEWLRTMGEPAVPHRTLLTVLEIVLVVAVILHMWSATSLALRARRARPVKYQSRKKSHAQGYATHTMRYGGIIILLFIVWHLLDLTFHVVNPKGDGYTPYERVVADFDASRWYITVWYVLAVLLVGLHLNHGVWSAFNTLGWRTPRNDRTLRGLAFTIAGVVALGFISVPLSVTFGWVS; translated from the coding sequence GTGGCTATAGCGATCCCCAAGGTCTACAGATCGACCGTCGGTAAGAAGGCCGTCATGGCCGTCACCGGCGCGATCCTCGTGTTCTTCCTCCTCGCGCACATGATCGGCAACCTGAAGGTCTTCCTGGGCGCCGACGACTTCGACCACTACTCCGAGTGGCTCCGGACGATGGGCGAGCCGGCCGTCCCGCACCGGACCCTCCTGACGGTCCTGGAGATCGTCCTCGTGGTCGCCGTGATCCTCCACATGTGGTCGGCGACCTCGCTGGCGCTGCGCGCCCGCCGCGCCCGCCCGGTGAAGTACCAGTCGCGCAAGAAGTCGCACGCGCAGGGCTATGCCACCCACACGATGCGCTACGGCGGAATCATCATCCTGCTGTTCATCGTCTGGCACCTCCTGGACCTCACGTTCCACGTCGTGAACCCCAAGGGCGACGGCTACACCCCCTACGAGCGCGTCGTCGCCGACTTCGACGCGTCCCGCTGGTACATCACCGTCTGGTACGTGCTCGCCGTCCTGCTCGTCGGCCTGCACCTCAACCACGGCGTGTGGAGCGCTTTCAACACCCTCGGCTGGCGCACCCCGCGCAACGACCGCACGCTGCGCGGCCTCGCGTTCACCATCGCCGGGGTGGTGGCCCTCGGGTTCATCTCCGTGCCCCTCTCTGTCACCTTCGGATGGGTGAGCTGA
- a CDS encoding PP2C family protein-serine/threonine phosphatase, protein MSTLSRQPHSVPPVPGHGRPARSSGSGPGAEGTLDLLLIGDDPSDVFLVERMLAESGLDARLSVARDLDGARGRLTRRTQCIIVDLSAPDIDRIEALRDVIALSGSTAVVVLTALDDDDLGVRAVATGAADYLVKQEVDGPLLARAIRYAIERKRAEDTERRLVEARILGRENARLERGLLPVPLIDDPRLRHHTRYRPGRRRALLGGDFYDTVQTEDGTVHLMIGDVCGHGPDEAALGVQLRMAWRTLVLAGHTGERLLGILDTVLGHERRSDEIFTTLCMITIAPDRRTARLHLAGHPAPLLFGTGAAALPDDSLGPALGLIPGAEWPGTDVELGDAWTLMLYTDGLIEGRVGRGPERLGTDGLVRLARGAHRRGAAGRALIDALVAEVEELNGDALTDDLAVLLLSHDVTRT, encoded by the coding sequence GTGAGCACGCTCAGCCGCCAGCCGCACTCCGTCCCGCCGGTGCCCGGCCACGGCCGCCCGGCACGGTCGTCGGGGTCGGGACCGGGCGCCGAGGGCACCCTGGACCTGCTGCTCATCGGCGACGACCCGTCCGACGTGTTCCTGGTCGAGCGGATGCTCGCCGAGAGCGGCCTGGACGCGCGGCTGTCGGTCGCCCGCGACCTCGACGGCGCCCGCGGCCGGCTCACCCGCCGCACCCAGTGCATCATCGTGGACCTGTCCGCGCCCGACATCGACCGGATCGAGGCGCTGCGGGACGTCATCGCGCTGTCGGGGTCCACCGCCGTCGTCGTGCTCACCGCGCTGGACGACGACGACCTCGGCGTCCGCGCCGTCGCGACCGGCGCCGCCGACTACCTCGTCAAGCAGGAGGTGGACGGCCCGCTCCTCGCCCGCGCCATCCGCTACGCCATCGAGCGCAAACGCGCCGAGGACACCGAGCGGCGGCTGGTCGAGGCGCGCATCCTCGGCCGGGAGAACGCCCGGCTGGAACGCGGGCTGCTGCCCGTCCCGCTCATCGACGACCCCCGCCTGCGCCACCACACGCGGTACCGGCCGGGCCGCCGCCGCGCGCTGCTCGGCGGCGACTTCTACGACACCGTCCAGACCGAGGACGGCACCGTCCACCTCATGATCGGCGACGTGTGCGGGCACGGCCCCGACGAGGCGGCGCTCGGCGTCCAGCTCCGCATGGCGTGGCGGACGCTCGTCCTCGCCGGGCACACCGGGGAGCGGCTGCTCGGCATCCTCGACACCGTCCTCGGCCACGAGCGGCGCAGCGACGAGATCTTCACGACGCTCTGCATGATCACGATCGCGCCGGACCGCCGCACCGCGCGGCTGCACCTGGCCGGGCACCCGGCGCCGCTGCTGTTCGGGACGGGCGCCGCCGCGCTCCCCGACGACTCGCTCGGCCCCGCGCTCGGCCTGATCCCCGGCGCCGAGTGGCCGGGCACCGACGTCGAGCTGGGCGACGCCTGGACGCTCATGCTCTACACCGACGGCCTCATCGAAGGCCGCGTCGGGCGGGGCCCGGAACGGCTCGGCACCGACGGGCTCGTCCGGCTGGCGCGCGGCGCCCACCGCCGGGGCGCGGCCGGACGCGCGCTGATCGACGCGCTCGTCGCCGAGGTCGAGGAGCTGAACGGGGACGCGCTCACCGACGACCTCGCAGTTCTCCTGCTCTCCCACGATGTGACCAGGACGTGA
- a CDS encoding S9 family peptidase: MSISYPRQSARTRRFTLGVPRAFQLAPDGSRAAFLRTRAGDDPVTCLWTLDPATGAETLVADPAALDLPGEADLPAEERARRERAREQAGGIVGYSADRELRIAVFTLAGKLFVADLAAGTVRALPAAEPVFDPRPDPAGRHVAYVSGRALRVIGVDGADDRALAAPESDQISYGLAEFIAAEEMGRFRGFWWSPDGAALLAARVDETPVARWHIADPANPDQPATEVAYPAAGTPNAIVSLVLVTLEGRRISVAWDRGQYPYVVTALWDRHGPAIVVQPRDQRSQRALRVDALSGETALLHTEHDPHWSEIVPGVPARTPGGELVWITEDRAADTRRLTVGGKAVTPPGLQVRGVLGVDRDEILFTASEDPTEIHVWEYRPDTLTKITEGRGVFSAVRSGGVTVVSGSRLDGDGTEIEVRGPDGVRPVASHAQTPVLTPRVELIAAGDRDLRTAVVLPTGWEPSDGRLPVVLDPYGGPHAQRVLATRRAYLESQWLADQGFAVVITDGRGTPGRGPAFERAVQGDFVTPVLDDQIAGMMEAARRHPGALDLDRVGIRGWSFGGWLAALAVLARPDVFHAGVAGAPVTDWRLYDTHYTERYLGHPDEEPETYAVQSLIDRAPDLERPLMLIHGLADDNVVVAHTLRLSSALLAAGRPHTVLPLSGVTHMTPQEVVAENLLHVQTEFLRSNLG; this comes from the coding sequence ATGAGCATCAGCTATCCCCGGCAGAGCGCCCGCACGCGACGGTTCACGCTCGGCGTCCCGCGCGCGTTCCAGCTCGCGCCGGACGGGTCCCGCGCGGCCTTCCTGCGCACCCGGGCCGGCGACGACCCGGTCACCTGCCTGTGGACGCTGGATCCCGCGACCGGCGCCGAGACGCTGGTCGCCGACCCGGCCGCGCTGGACCTGCCCGGCGAGGCGGACCTGCCCGCCGAGGAGCGCGCCCGCCGCGAGCGCGCCCGCGAGCAGGCGGGCGGCATCGTCGGGTACTCGGCCGACCGGGAGCTGCGGATCGCGGTGTTCACGCTGGCCGGGAAGCTGTTCGTCGCCGACCTCGCCGCCGGGACGGTCCGCGCGCTGCCCGCCGCCGAGCCGGTGTTCGACCCCCGTCCGGATCCGGCCGGACGGCACGTGGCGTACGTGTCGGGCCGGGCGCTGCGCGTCATCGGCGTGGACGGCGCCGACGACCGCGCGCTCGCCGCGCCCGAGAGCGACCAGATCTCCTACGGCCTCGCCGAGTTCATCGCCGCCGAGGAGATGGGCCGGTTCCGGGGCTTCTGGTGGTCCCCCGACGGCGCGGCGCTGCTCGCGGCCCGCGTGGACGAGACGCCCGTCGCGCGCTGGCACATCGCCGACCCCGCCAACCCCGACCAGCCCGCGACCGAGGTCGCCTATCCCGCCGCCGGGACGCCGAACGCGATCGTGTCGCTCGTGCTCGTCACGCTGGAGGGGCGCCGGATCAGCGTCGCGTGGGACCGGGGCCAGTACCCCTACGTCGTCACCGCGCTGTGGGACCGGCACGGCCCCGCGATCGTCGTGCAGCCGCGCGACCAGCGCAGCCAGCGCGCCCTGCGGGTGGACGCGCTGAGCGGCGAGACGGCCCTGCTGCACACCGAGCACGACCCGCACTGGTCGGAGATCGTCCCGGGCGTCCCGGCGCGCACGCCGGGCGGGGAGCTGGTGTGGATCACCGAGGACCGCGCGGCCGACACGCGGCGGCTCACGGTCGGCGGAAAGGCCGTCACGCCGCCGGGGCTCCAGGTGCGCGGTGTGCTCGGCGTGGACCGCGACGAGATCCTGTTCACCGCGTCCGAGGACCCGACGGAGATCCACGTCTGGGAGTACCGGCCGGACACCCTCACGAAGATCACCGAGGGGCGCGGCGTGTTCTCGGCCGTGCGGTCGGGCGGGGTCACGGTCGTCAGCGGGTCCCGGCTGGACGGCGACGGAACCGAGATCGAGGTGCGCGGGCCGGACGGCGTCCGCCCGGTCGCCTCGCACGCGCAGACGCCCGTGCTGACGCCGCGCGTCGAGCTGATCGCCGCCGGGGACCGGGACCTGCGCACCGCCGTCGTCCTGCCCACCGGGTGGGAGCCGTCGGACGGGCGGCTGCCGGTCGTCCTTGACCCCTACGGCGGGCCGCACGCGCAGCGCGTCCTCGCCACGCGGCGCGCCTACCTGGAGTCGCAGTGGCTCGCCGACCAGGGGTTCGCCGTCGTCATCACCGACGGGCGCGGCACGCCCGGACGCGGGCCGGCGTTCGAGCGGGCCGTCCAGGGCGACTTCGTCACGCCCGTCCTGGACGACCAGATCGCCGGGATGATGGAGGCCGCGCGCCGCCACCCCGGCGCGCTCGACCTGGACCGCGTCGGCATCCGGGGCTGGTCGTTCGGCGGCTGGCTCGCGGCGCTGGCCGTCCTCGCGCGGCCGGACGTGTTCCACGCGGGCGTCGCGGGCGCGCCGGTCACCGACTGGCGGCTGTACGACACCCACTACACCGAGCGGTATCTCGGGCATCCGGACGAGGAGCCCGAGACGTACGCCGTCCAGTCCCTCATCGACCGCGCGCCCGACCTCGAGCGCCCGCTGATGCTGATCCACGGGCTCGCCGACGACAACGTGGTCGTGGCCCACACGCTGCGGCTCTCCTCGGCGCTGCTCGCGGCGGGCCGTCCGCACACCGTGCTGCCGCTGTCGGGCGTCACCCACATGACGCCGCAGGAGGTCGTCGCCGAGAATCTGCTGCACGTCCAGACCGAGTTCCTGCGCAGCAATCTCGGCTAG
- a CDS encoding serine/threonine-protein kinase, with protein sequence MPVLQPGDPRRLGSYEVLERLGEGGQGVVYLGVDGSGGKAAIKLLRADLAGDAEARNRFVREAQAAKQVARFCTAQVLEADVAGDQPYIASEYVPGPSLYKQITEQGPLTGAGLERLAIGTATALVAIHQAGIVHRDFKPHNVIMAPDGPRVIDFGIARALDVGQTSATKAIGTPSYMAPEQVAGQRLTEAVDVWAWAATMVFAATGRPPFGEDTVVAVINRVMHEPPLLDGVPDDLHGLLASCLVKEPGRRPGGQQLMMGMIGGGQGGQPGQTRMDDPAQATALLAEGSQLAGGATMRQPSAQETRPAGPGGVAPQDFTGTLPPAPGYGAGPRRADRGRDRDGGGGARWAVVGAVLFVLLLAVVIGVALAKSGGNNGPGGDPSGSPSASPSTEDSGGQSEEPEPTVTRPRTSAPTTHAPTTRPPTSAPPTTPTPTEPTTPATTPTPPGDGGSGGGSGGGTGGGSGGGAGGGTGGGGAGGGTGAEGTP encoded by the coding sequence ATGCCTGTGCTTCAGCCGGGAGACCCCCGGAGGCTGGGGTCGTACGAGGTGCTGGAACGGCTCGGCGAGGGCGGGCAGGGCGTCGTCTACCTGGGCGTGGACGGGTCCGGGGGCAAGGCCGCGATCAAGCTGCTGCGCGCCGACCTGGCCGGCGACGCCGAGGCGCGCAACCGGTTCGTCCGCGAGGCGCAGGCCGCCAAGCAGGTCGCGCGGTTCTGCACCGCGCAGGTGCTGGAGGCCGACGTCGCGGGCGACCAGCCGTACATCGCGAGCGAGTACGTTCCGGGGCCGTCCCTCTACAAGCAGATCACCGAGCAGGGGCCGCTGACCGGCGCGGGGCTGGAGCGGCTCGCGATCGGGACGGCGACCGCGCTCGTCGCGATCCACCAGGCGGGCATCGTCCACCGCGACTTCAAGCCGCACAACGTGATCATGGCGCCGGACGGGCCGCGCGTCATCGACTTCGGCATCGCCCGCGCCCTGGACGTCGGGCAGACGTCGGCTACCAAGGCGATCGGGACGCCGTCCTACATGGCGCCCGAGCAGGTCGCCGGGCAGCGGCTCACCGAGGCCGTGGACGTGTGGGCGTGGGCGGCGACGATGGTGTTCGCCGCGACGGGCCGTCCGCCGTTCGGCGAGGACACGGTCGTCGCGGTCATCAACCGGGTGATGCACGAGCCGCCGCTGCTGGACGGCGTCCCCGACGACCTGCACGGGCTGCTCGCGTCGTGCCTGGTCAAGGAGCCGGGACGGCGGCCGGGCGGGCAGCAGCTCATGATGGGCATGATCGGCGGCGGGCAGGGCGGCCAGCCCGGCCAGACCCGCATGGACGACCCGGCGCAGGCGACCGCGCTGCTGGCCGAGGGCTCGCAGCTCGCGGGCGGCGCCACGATGCGGCAGCCGTCGGCGCAGGAGACGCGTCCGGCCGGGCCGGGCGGCGTCGCGCCGCAGGATTTCACCGGAACGCTCCCGCCCGCGCCCGGCTACGGCGCCGGGCCGCGCCGCGCGGACCGCGGCCGGGACCGCGACGGCGGCGGCGGGGCGCGCTGGGCCGTCGTCGGCGCGGTGCTGTTCGTGCTGCTGCTCGCGGTCGTGATCGGCGTCGCGCTGGCCAAGTCGGGCGGGAACAACGGGCCGGGCGGCGACCCGTCGGGCTCGCCGTCGGCGTCGCCGTCCACCGAGGACAGCGGCGGCCAGTCGGAGGAGCCGGAACCGACGGTCACCCGGCCGCGCACGTCGGCCCCGACGACGCACGCGCCGACCACGCGCCCGCCGACGTCTGCGCCGCCCACGACCCCCACGCCGACCGAGCCGACGACCCCGGCGACCACCCCGACGCCCCCCGGCGACGGCGGGTCGGGCGGCGGGTCCGGCGGCGGCACGGGCGGTGGTTCGGGCGGCGGCGCCGGCGGCGGGACGGGTGGTGGCGGTGCCGGCGGCGGGACCGGCGCCGAGGGCACGCCGTAA